ATTTATTAATAAATTCAGCCAGTTCGCCGTACCTTCATTCATATTTTTAAGTGGGTTCGTGCTGTTCTATAACTATATTGATCGTCCACTGGGCGGAAAGACGCTGGGGAAGTTCTACAGTAGAAGGCTGCTTTATATTATTGTGCCCTATGTGCTATTCTCGCTGCTATATTTCGCTTTAAAAATGACGGCCGGTCATACATGGAGCTTACCTCCAGGGGAGATGGCTTCTAAGCTTTGGAAGTATTTATGGACAGGAACGGCATATACGCATTTGTATTACATTATTATCATTATTCAGTTCTACGTATTATTTCCGCTTATTCTGTGGTGTCTGCAAAAGGTTCGCCGTCTGGCGGCTTGGGCGCCGCTAATCGGATTAATTCTACAATGGGGTTTCGTACTACTGAATAAATACATGACTAATAACGGGTATTGGCAGTTGTCCAAAGGCAGTCTGGCAATCACTTATTTCTCGTATTTCTTGCTGGGTGCTGGGATTGCAGTATATTATTCTTCTTTGAAAAAATGGCTGGTACCTTCACGTGAAGGCTGGCGCACTGGTAAAGGTCCGGTATGGATTACATTGTGGTTGTTATGGATCGTAGCAGGGATTGTTCATGTTGAGCTATGGTTTAACAACTATACGAAGAAAACAGTCATTAATAGTTTATGGTATGAGGGATTCTCTAACCTCCATGCGCTGCTCTCTTGCTTGGTGCTGCTGCAAGTATCCTTCTTACTGTACGGAGCGGGCCGAAGCTTGCTTACAAGATTGTTGTTATCTGCCGGAGCCTGCTCTTTCGGAATTTATCTGCTTCACCCTTTACTGCTATTTTTCTATAGAAAAATACCGTTTCACGGGGGCTCTCTTGCCTATACCGCAGCAATTGCTGGGGGTTGGCTCTTTGCATTGTTAGGTTCATGGCTGGTAGTGGCTGTAGCCTTCCGATATCTTAAATCAGCTTGGATCATTTTCGGATCGGGTCCACAAAAATCGAAAACGAATTCCAAAGGTGCGTAACTAAGTTATGCATTAATGGTAATAAAGAAAGCGTCGGTATTCCACCATTGGGTGGATTGACCGACGCTTTTTAATTTATTATATTTGCCGCTGAAATTCTGCAATGGCTTGATACTGGCTTTCAAGACTACGGTAAACAGAAATATAAATCGGTAGCAGCTGTTTGTATATTTTGGTATGTTCATCTATTGGATCATGCTTATAGGTTGAACCGATCATGTCAAACACCACATCAAAAGAATCGACTCGACCTGTTGCATAAAGGCCAAGTACAACCGCCCCGAGGCAGGAGCTCTCGATACTCTCCGGAATGACAACCTCCTGATCAAAGATATCAGCCATCATCTGCCGCCACACCGAGGAGCGGGCGAAGCCGCCTGTGGCTAGGATTCTGCTTGGGCGTCCGATTTGCTCTTCCATAGCAAGAAGTACCATATACATATTGAAGATTACGCCCTCAAGTACTGACCGAATCATATGTTCTTTATGGTGATTCATAGATAGGCCAAAGAAGGAGCCGCGGGCATCCGGATTCCACAGTGGTGCCCGTTCACCAGTTAAGTAGGGATGGAACAGAAGCCCACCGCTGCCTGGTGGAACCTGCTCCGCGATGCGGGTCAGCACCTCATAAGGGTCAATGCCAAGACGTTTGGCGGTTTCGACTTCGGAGGCGGCGAACTCATCCCGTACCCAACGGAACAGCATACCGCCATTATTAACCGGTCCTCCGACTACCCAATGATTTGGAGTTAGATTATAACAGAAGGTCCGTCCTTTGGGGTCTGTTAGCGGGTGATCCACTACGGTACGTATTGCTCCGCTGGTTCCAATCGTAGCGGCCACTACACCGGGTTTAATGGCACCTACGCCGAGGTTGGATAAGACGCCGTCACTGGCTCCAACAACAAATGGGGTTGTAGGGAGCAGTAAGAGCTGCTCTGCCAGACCGGGAAGCAGTCCATGCATAATCTGCGTGGTGGGAACAAGCCGCGAGAGCTGATCCGCTGTGATATGGGCAATCTCTAAAGCTTCTTTATCCCATTCTAGATTCTCCAGATTGAGCATGCCTGTGCAAGAGGCAATGGAATGATCAATGATGTATTCGCCAAACAGTCTTGCGAATATGTATTCTTTTATGGAAATAAATTTATAGGTTTGGTGGAATACGTCCGGCTGCTCTTCGCGAAGCCACATTAGCTTGGTG
This Paenibacillus sp. FSL R5-0345 DNA region includes the following protein-coding sequences:
- a CDS encoding acyltransferase → MKQKERIPQLDIFRAIAIFAVLAIHATSRTLAETLGTNMFHPFLFINKFSQFAVPSFIFLSGFVLFYNYIDRPLGGKTLGKFYSRRLLYIIVPYVLFSLLYFALKMTAGHTWSLPPGEMASKLWKYLWTGTAYTHLYYIIIIIQFYVLFPLILWCLQKVRRLAAWAPLIGLILQWGFVLLNKYMTNNGYWQLSKGSLAITYFSYFLLGAGIAVYYSSLKKWLVPSREGWRTGKGPVWITLWLLWIVAGIVHVELWFNNYTKKTVINSLWYEGFSNLHALLSCLVLLQVSFLLYGAGRSLLTRLLLSAGACSFGIYLLHPLLLFFYRKIPFHGGSLAYTAAIAGGWLFALLGSWLVVAVAFRYLKSAWIIFGSGPQKSKTNSKGA
- the gntK gene encoding gluconokinase, with translation MIGVDIGTTSTKAVLFEEKGAIVAQANVGYPLHQPLPSIAEQDPEQILNAVFHTISAVMRQSGVSADAILFVSFSSAMHSVIAVDKLGKALTACITWADNRSAGCALRLKEELNGHELYLRTGTPIHPMSPITKLMWLREEQPDVFHQTYKFISIKEYIFARLFGEYIIDHSIASCTGMLNLENLEWDKEALEIAHITADQLSRLVPTTQIMHGLLPGLAEQLLLLPTTPFVVGASDGVLSNLGVGAIKPGVVAATIGTSGAIRTVVDHPLTDPKGRTFCYNLTPNHWVVGGPVNNGGMLFRWVRDEFAASEVETAKRLGIDPYEVLTRIAEQVPPGSGGLLFHPYLTGERAPLWNPDARGSFFGLSMNHHKEHMIRSVLEGVIFNMYMVLLAMEEQIGRPSRILATGGFARSSVWRQMMADIFDQEVVIPESIESSCLGAVVLGLYATGRVDSFDVVFDMIGSTYKHDPIDEHTKIYKQLLPIYISVYRSLESQYQAIAEFQRQI